From Penaeus vannamei isolate JL-2024 chromosome 12, ASM4276789v1, whole genome shotgun sequence, the proteins below share one genomic window:
- the LOC113810019 gene encoding uncharacterized protein has product MTSVIFVLHLTLVFFLSVKGCTANGVWDDKGRPALQGFDVYIREDPGDLGGPHGTQDPRHGDRGFDGTNAIHDLASGIVRRFFTDAGSLRQTRDISLLSERLADILLLLASDLRLSRSKRHGQTKEDRGSSFEARNRSFSAQSVAEPRFAFFPSLDAWLDELQSTFKRDMIFNVAKVGGIAFLYYFAPGVLTWIESTFGF; this is encoded by the coding sequence GATGTACGGCTAATGGAGTTTGGGACGACAAAGGGCGTCCTGCACTTCAGGGATTCGACGTGTACATCCGGGAGGACCCAGGCGACCTCGGGGGACCTCATGGAACCCAGGACCCACGTCATGGCGACCGCGGGTTCGACGGAACAAACGCAATCCACGACCTCGCCTCGGGCATCGTCAGGCGGTTCTTCACTGATGCCGGGTCGTTACGTCAAACCAGAGACATCAGTTTATTAAGTGAACGTCTGGCAGACATCCTCCTGCTCTTGGCGAGTGATCTGAGACTAAGCAGAAGCAAGAGACACGGCCAGACGAAGGAAGACAGAGGGTCGAGTTTCGAAGCGAGGAACAGGTCCTTCTCCGCTCAATCTGTCGCCGAGCCCAGGtttgccttcttcccttccctcgacGCCTGGCTGGACGAGCTCCAGTCCACCTTCAAGCGGGACATGATTTTCAACGTGGCCAAAGTCGGGGGAATCGCCTTCCTCTACTATTTCGCGCCCGGGGTCCTCACGTGGATCGAGTCAACGTTCGGGTTCTGA